The following proteins come from a genomic window of Kiloniellales bacterium:
- the pgeF gene encoding peptidoglycan editing factor PgeF — MLTLGPLNDLQGVRHAFFGREGGVSTGLYASLNCGQGSQDDKTKIDRNRARAMEMLDLPAERLVTLYQIHSPEVVEVETPWADDARPRADALVTAKPGLALGVITADCAPVLLADDGARVVGAAHAGWRGALGGVLEAVVAAMERLGARREAIHAGIGPCIGKASYEVGAEFPEPFLDQDPSNMDFFLPAPREGHFLFDLKGYATRRLGRLGLKSVQALPCDTLVEEERFFSYRRACLRGEPDYGRELSAIALEA; from the coding sequence ATGCTGACGCTCGGACCACTCAACGACCTCCAGGGCGTGCGCCACGCCTTCTTCGGCCGCGAAGGCGGGGTCAGCACCGGCCTCTACGCTTCGCTTAACTGCGGCCAGGGCTCCCAGGACGACAAGACCAAGATCGACCGCAACCGGGCCCGGGCGATGGAAATGCTCGACCTGCCCGCTGAGCGCCTGGTCACGCTCTACCAGATCCATTCCCCCGAGGTGGTCGAGGTCGAGACGCCTTGGGCCGACGACGCCCGGCCCCGGGCCGATGCCCTGGTGACCGCGAAGCCCGGCCTGGCCCTGGGCGTGATCACTGCCGACTGCGCGCCGGTGCTGCTCGCCGATGACGGGGCCCGGGTCGTCGGCGCCGCCCATGCCGGCTGGCGCGGCGCGCTGGGCGGCGTGCTCGAGGCCGTCGTCGCGGCCATGGAACGCCTGGGCGCAAGGCGCGAGGCGATCCACGCCGGGATCGGCCCCTGTATCGGCAAGGCCTCCTACGAGGTCGGAGCCGAGTTCCCCGAGCCTTTCCTGGACCAGGACCCCTCCAACATGGACTTCTTCCTACCGGCCCCGCGGGAGGGGCATTTCCTCTTCGACCTCAAGGGCTATGCAACCCGCCGCCTCGGGCGCCTGGGCCTGAAGAGCGTCCAGGCCCTGCCCTGCGACACCCTGGTCGAGGAGGAGCGCTTCTTCAGCTATCGCCGCGCCTGCCTGCGCGGCGAGCCGGACTACGGCCGCGAGCTCTCCGCCATCGCCCTCGAAGCCTGA
- a CDS encoding SAM-dependent methyltransferase — protein sequence MSELAARLLKRIARQGPITLAEYLAEALTHPRQGYYMTGDPFGARGDFVTAPEISQMFGELIGLWCAETWQRLGAPEALTLVELGPGRGTLLADLLRAAKVVPGFREALDLHIVEVSPTLRELQARSLAGVATAWHESLAEVPQGRPLLVIANEFFDALPIRQFERTPEGWRERLVGLAPEGDALAFGLSPPAPYAEALLPDALRDATPGAVAEVSPAALSLTAEIGRRLAEDGGAALIVDYGHAAPDGRPTLQALRRHAREDVLASPGQADLTAHVDFGALARAARAAGAEAWGPTPQGAFLEALGIATRAERLAAGASPEQAAEIRTALHRLTAPEEMGTLFKVLVLSAPGLGPLAGCAA from the coding sequence ATGAGCGAGCTGGCAGCCCGTCTTCTTAAGCGGATCGCGCGCCAGGGGCCGATCACCCTCGCCGAGTACCTGGCCGAGGCCCTGACCCACCCGCGTCAGGGCTACTACATGACCGGCGACCCCTTCGGCGCGCGCGGCGACTTCGTCACCGCGCCGGAGATCAGCCAGATGTTCGGCGAGCTGATCGGCCTGTGGTGCGCCGAGACCTGGCAGCGCCTCGGCGCACCGGAGGCGCTGACCCTGGTCGAGCTCGGCCCCGGCCGCGGTACCTTGCTGGCCGACCTGCTCCGGGCCGCCAAGGTGGTGCCGGGCTTCCGCGAGGCCCTGGATCTGCACATCGTCGAGGTCAGCCCGACCCTGCGCGAACTTCAGGCACGCAGCCTTGCGGGCGTCGCGACTGCCTGGCACGAGTCGCTCGCCGAAGTGCCGCAGGGCCGGCCCCTGCTGGTCATCGCCAACGAGTTCTTCGACGCCCTGCCGATCCGCCAGTTCGAGCGCACGCCGGAGGGCTGGCGCGAGCGCCTGGTCGGCCTGGCACCCGAGGGCGATGCCCTGGCCTTCGGCCTCTCGCCGCCAGCACCCTACGCCGAGGCCCTGCTGCCCGACGCGCTGCGCGATGCCACGCCCGGCGCCGTGGCCGAGGTTTCGCCCGCGGCCCTCTCCCTGACCGCCGAGATCGGCCGGCGCCTCGCCGAAGACGGCGGCGCCGCCTTGATCGTCGACTACGGCCATGCGGCGCCCGACGGCCGCCCGACCCTCCAGGCGCTGCGCCGGCATGCGCGCGAGGACGTCCTGGCTTCGCCGGGCCAGGCCGACCTGACCGCCCACGTCGACTTCGGCGCCCTGGCTCGTGCCGCCCGCGCGGCCGGCGCGGAAGCCTGGGGACCGACCCCGCAGGGCGCCTTCCTCGAGGCCCTTGGCATCGCGACCCGTGCCGAGCGCCTGGCCGCCGGCGCCAGCCCCGAGCAGGCGGCCGAGATCCGAACGGCGCTGCATCGCCTGACCGCGCCGGAGGAGATGGGCACGCTCTTCAAGGTCCTCGTCCTGAGCGCACCCGGCCTCGGCCCCCTTGCCGGCTGCGCAGCTTAG
- the lgt gene encoding prolipoprotein diacylglyceryl transferase → MTASLPLLALSFPEIDPVLIQIGPIAIRWYALAYIAGLFLGWRYCLRLGTRYSPAKLGPDFFDDLLLWATLGVVLGGRIGYVLFYKPMYFLTDPIQIVKVWEGGMSFHGGLLGVTLAIVLFARRRQVDMIAVGDVVAAATPIGLFFGRLANFINGELFGRVTDAPWGMVFPQGGPEPRHPSQLYEAVLEGLVLFVVLYVLVRLGGLRHRGMMIGIFLSGYGLSRFLVEFVREPDAHLGVLFQFVTMGQILSLPMILLGGFVIFWSLRAGRSDSAASAQHERAGSPSS, encoded by the coding sequence ATGACCGCATCCCTCCCCCTGCTCGCCCTGAGCTTCCCGGAGATCGATCCGGTCCTGATTCAGATCGGGCCGATCGCGATCCGCTGGTACGCGCTGGCCTATATCGCCGGCTTGTTCCTCGGCTGGCGCTACTGCCTGCGACTGGGCACGCGCTATTCGCCGGCCAAGCTCGGCCCGGACTTCTTCGACGACCTGCTGCTCTGGGCCACCCTCGGCGTGGTGCTGGGCGGCCGAATCGGCTACGTGCTGTTCTACAAGCCGATGTACTTCCTGACCGATCCGATCCAGATCGTGAAGGTCTGGGAAGGCGGCATGAGCTTCCACGGCGGCCTGCTCGGCGTGACCTTGGCGATCGTGCTCTTCGCCCGCCGTCGCCAGGTCGACATGATCGCGGTCGGAGACGTGGTCGCCGCAGCCACCCCCATCGGCCTGTTCTTCGGGCGCCTGGCGAACTTCATCAACGGCGAGCTCTTCGGCCGGGTCACGGACGCACCCTGGGGCATGGTCTTCCCGCAGGGAGGGCCCGAGCCGCGCCATCCGAGCCAGCTCTACGAGGCCGTCCTCGAGGGCCTGGTCCTTTTCGTCGTGCTCTACGTTCTGGTTCGCCTGGGCGGCCTGCGCCACAGGGGCATGATGATCGGCATCTTCCTGAGCGGCTATGGGCTGTCGCGCTTCCTGGTCGAGTTCGTCCGCGAGCCGGACGCCCATCTCGGCGTGCTGTTCCAGTTCGTCACCATGGGCCAGATCCTTTCGCTGCCAATGATCCTGCTGGGGGGCTTCGTGATCTTCTGGTCGCTGCGCGCCGGCCGCAGCGACTCCGCCGCCAGCGCCCAGCATGAGCGAGCTGGCAGCCCGTCTTCTTAA
- a CDS encoding accessory factor UbiK family protein, whose translation MQSQNRLLDDLAKVATSAMGTLSGVREEVEAQVRQRLERVLGQMDLVTREEFDAVKAMAAKARAEQEALEARLVALEGQLAGKAEAAKGKAAKPKAPKSAD comes from the coding sequence GTGCAGTCACAGAACAGGCTTCTCGACGATCTGGCCAAGGTGGCGACCAGCGCGATGGGCACCCTCTCGGGCGTGCGCGAGGAGGTCGAGGCGCAGGTCCGCCAGCGCCTGGAGCGGGTCCTCGGCCAGATGGATCTGGTGACCCGCGAGGAGTTCGACGCGGTCAAGGCCATGGCCGCCAAGGCGCGCGCCGAGCAGGAGGCGCTGGAGGCGCGCCTCGTGGCCCTGGAGGGTCAACTCGCCGGCAAGGCCGAGGCAGCGAAGGGCAAAGCGGCCAAGCCGAAGGCGCCCAAGTCCGCCGACTAG
- a CDS encoding YbjN domain-containing protein — MTIKTLVRERRLPGNPIDILEELVLSNDWPFTRSNDIELAVEVSGRWCSYQLCFLWDEASQSVHFSSFLDTRVPPLHRARVHELMGAVNERLWIGHFELGAEEGAPLFRHTLPLRGTFGASAEQLEDLMDTAAMECERFYPALQLVVWGGRSVADAIATAIMDTHGEA; from the coding sequence ATGACCATCAAGACCCTGGTGCGGGAGCGCCGGCTGCCCGGCAACCCGATCGATATCCTGGAAGAGCTAGTCCTCTCCAATGACTGGCCCTTCACCCGGAGCAACGACATCGAGCTGGCGGTCGAGGTCAGCGGGCGCTGGTGCAGCTACCAGCTCTGCTTCCTCTGGGACGAGGCCTCGCAGTCGGTGCATTTCTCCTCCTTCCTCGATACCCGCGTGCCGCCGTTGCACCGGGCCCGGGTCCACGAGCTGATGGGCGCGGTCAACGAGCGGCTCTGGATCGGACACTTCGAGCTGGGCGCCGAGGAAGGGGCGCCGCTCTTCCGCCACACCCTGCCGCTGCGCGGCACCTTCGGGGCCAGCGCCGAGCAGCTGGAAGACCTGATGGACACGGCGGCCATGGAGTGCGAGCGTTTTTATCCGGCCCTGCAGCTGGTCGTCTGGGGTGGACGCAGCGTCGCCGACGCCATCGCGACGGCGATCATGGATACCCACGGCGAGGCCTGA
- the proC gene encoding pyrroline-5-carboxylate reductase has product MELDGRLLLVGCGKMGGALLCGWVERGLDPSVVTVVEPGAEARNDVAALGVEAVAGLDQVEAALQPAFVVLAVKPQMMDAILPDCRRFAAPGTAVLSIAAGTTLGAFEAALGDEAAVIRVMPNTPAAVGRGMSVLCANARVDDAQKVVAGALMAAVGEVAWIEDEALMDAVTGVSGSGPAYVFLMIESLAEAGVEAGLPRELATQLAQATVAGAGELARQSEETAAQLRRNVTSPGGTTAAALEVLMAEGGLPELMKRAVAAAARRGRELGA; this is encoded by the coding sequence ATGGAACTCGACGGCCGGCTTCTGCTCGTCGGCTGCGGCAAGATGGGTGGCGCCCTGCTGTGCGGCTGGGTCGAGCGCGGGCTCGATCCGTCTGTGGTTACCGTGGTCGAGCCCGGCGCCGAGGCGCGCAACGACGTGGCCGCGCTGGGGGTCGAGGCCGTGGCCGGTCTGGACCAGGTCGAGGCCGCGTTGCAGCCGGCCTTCGTGGTGCTGGCGGTCAAACCGCAGATGATGGACGCGATCCTGCCGGACTGCCGGCGCTTCGCGGCGCCGGGGACGGCCGTCCTGTCAATCGCGGCCGGGACCACCCTCGGGGCCTTCGAGGCCGCGCTCGGGGACGAAGCCGCGGTGATCCGGGTCATGCCCAACACGCCGGCGGCGGTCGGCCGGGGCATGTCGGTGCTCTGCGCCAACGCCCGGGTCGACGATGCCCAGAAAGTCGTCGCCGGCGCGCTGATGGCCGCGGTCGGCGAGGTCGCCTGGATCGAGGACGAGGCCCTGATGGACGCGGTCACCGGCGTCTCCGGCAGCGGCCCGGCCTACGTCTTCCTGATGATCGAATCCCTCGCCGAGGCCGGCGTCGAAGCCGGCTTGCCGCGCGAGCTCGCGACCCAGCTGGCGCAGGCCACGGTCGCCGGCGCGGGCGAGCTGGCCCGGCAGTCCGAGGAGACGGCCGCGCAGCTGCGCCGCAACGTCACCAGCCCGGGCGGCACCACGGCGGCGGCGCTCGAGGTCCTGATGGCCGAGGGCGGCCTGCCGGAACTGATGAAGCGGGCGGTCGCCGCGGCGGCGCGGCGCGGCCGCGAGCTGGGCGCCTGA
- a CDS encoding YbaK/EbsC family protein: MPETPPPKGSLRRVQEALAAKGLETAVTTFPESTRTSAEAAAAIGCSVGQIAKSLVFRGRESDRPVLVIASGDNRVDTGKVAAVLGEKIARADADFVRARTGFAIGGVAPVAHKEPPLVVIDRDLLAHDRIWAAAGAPNAVFELAPRDLEALTGGPVAEIRQD, encoded by the coding sequence ATGCCCGAGACGCCTCCGCCCAAGGGCTCGCTGCGCCGGGTCCAGGAGGCCCTGGCGGCCAAGGGCCTCGAGACCGCGGTGACGACCTTCCCCGAGAGCACGCGGACCTCGGCCGAGGCCGCGGCGGCGATCGGCTGCAGCGTCGGGCAGATCGCCAAATCGCTGGTCTTCCGGGGCCGCGAGAGCGACCGGCCGGTCCTGGTGATCGCCAGCGGCGACAACCGGGTCGACACCGGCAAGGTCGCCGCGGTCCTGGGCGAGAAGATCGCCCGCGCCGACGCCGACTTCGTCCGGGCGCGTACCGGCTTCGCCATCGGCGGTGTCGCGCCGGTGGCCCACAAGGAGCCGCCCCTGGTCGTGATCGACCGCGATCTCCTGGCCCACGACCGGATCTGGGCGGCCGCCGGCGCGCCCAACGCGGTCTTCGAGCTCGCGCCGCGGGACCTGGAAGCCCTGACCGGCGGGCCGGTCGCCGAGATCCGCCAAGACTGA
- a CDS encoding helix-turn-helix domain-containing protein yields MAETPKNSKPKAARSKSAAAKAAPKGPSKGGAKANGAAKAEPAPQDRMVDAALALAAERPWHEISLREIAEASGLPLAEAYRCAASKQAILEAFLRRTDALVLSEGAVEEEEGSARDRVFDILMRRFDALQPHRKALASILLAQTRDPAGALAGLAALQRSMTWMLEAAGLEADGLRGLARTKGLTLLYLATLRTWLRDDSLDLARTMAALDGYLRRLEGLLRRLPRRNIGDPKTAE; encoded by the coding sequence ATGGCCGAGACCCCGAAGAACTCCAAGCCCAAGGCCGCCAGGTCCAAGTCGGCGGCCGCCAAGGCCGCGCCCAAAGGCCCGTCCAAAGGCGGGGCCAAGGCCAACGGCGCCGCCAAGGCCGAGCCGGCGCCGCAGGATCGCATGGTCGACGCCGCCCTGGCGCTTGCGGCCGAACGGCCCTGGCACGAGATCTCGTTGCGAGAGATCGCAGAGGCTTCAGGGCTGCCCCTGGCCGAGGCCTACCGCTGCGCCGCCTCGAAGCAGGCGATCCTCGAAGCCTTCCTGCGCCGGACCGATGCCCTTGTCCTGTCGGAGGGGGCGGTGGAGGAAGAAGAGGGCAGCGCCCGCGATCGGGTCTTCGACATACTGATGCGCCGATTCGATGCCCTGCAGCCCCATCGCAAGGCGCTGGCCTCGATCCTGCTGGCCCAGACCCGGGACCCGGCCGGGGCCCTGGCCGGCCTGGCGGCGCTGCAGCGCTCCATGACCTGGATGCTGGAGGCGGCGGGCCTGGAAGCCGACGGGCTCAGGGGCCTGGCCCGGACCAAAGGACTGACCCTGCTCTATCTCGCGACGCTACGCACCTGGCTGCGCGACGACTCCCTCGATCTCGCCAGGACTATGGCCGCCCTGGACGGCTACCTCAGGCGCCTGGAAGGCCTGCTGCGGCGGCTGCCGCGCCGCAACATCGGCGATCCAAAAACCGCAGAATAG
- the phaP gene encoding TIGR01841 family phasin (Members of this family are phasins (small proteins associated with inclusions such as PHA granules). Note that several different families of phasins have been named PhaP despite very little sequence similarity to each other.): MAQNTFNLFDTDFTKYADMSKFMDAGKMADMFKLPGFDAKAMADSQRKTVEAVTAFNRVAYEGGQAIAQRQTEIVREAVDETLKAIKELAEAAPEQRMAKQAELAKEGYEHLLANVRELSEIATKANQEALDLVNSRITAALDEYKAAMNGATAKKK; encoded by the coding sequence ATGGCTCAGAACACCTTCAATCTTTTCGACACCGACTTCACCAAGTACGCCGACATGTCCAAGTTCATGGATGCCGGCAAGATGGCTGACATGTTCAAGCTTCCCGGCTTCGACGCCAAGGCGATGGCCGACAGCCAGCGCAAGACCGTCGAAGCGGTGACCGCCTTCAACCGGGTCGCCTACGAGGGCGGCCAGGCCATTGCCCAGCGCCAGACCGAGATCGTCCGCGAGGCGGTCGACGAGACTCTCAAGGCGATCAAGGAGCTGGCCGAGGCCGCGCCGGAGCAGCGCATGGCCAAGCAGGCCGAGCTCGCCAAGGAAGGCTACGAGCACCTGCTCGCCAACGTCCGCGAGCTCAGCGAGATCGCGACCAAGGCGAACCAGGAGGCCCTGGATCTGGTCAACAGCCGGATCACCGCCGCCCTGGACGAGTACAAGGCCGCGATGAACGGCGCGACCGCGAAGAAGAAGTAA
- a CDS encoding tRNA-binding protein → MDDRDDDRIGFEDFARVDIRVGTIVRAEPFPEARRPAIKLWVDFGPELGTKKTSAQITDHYRIEELPGRQVAAVVNFPPKQIGKFMSEILVLGFPDAQGAVVMIAPDLKVPDGGKLF, encoded by the coding sequence ATGGACGACAGGGACGACGACCGGATCGGCTTCGAGGACTTCGCACGGGTCGACATCCGGGTCGGCACGATCGTTCGGGCCGAGCCCTTTCCCGAGGCACGGCGTCCGGCGATCAAGCTCTGGGTCGACTTCGGCCCCGAGCTCGGCACCAAGAAGACCTCGGCCCAGATCACCGATCACTACCGGATCGAAGAGCTGCCGGGACGGCAGGTGGCCGCCGTCGTCAACTTCCCACCCAAGCAGATCGGCAAGTTCATGTCCGAGATCCTGGTCCTGGGCTTTCCCGACGCCCAGGGCGCCGTGGTCATGATCGCGCCCGACCTGAAGGTCCCCGACGGCGGCAAGCTGTTCTGA
- a CDS encoding NAD(P)-dependent oxidoreductase, with translation MTAARRIGFVGLGNMGAPMARRLAQGGFSVLAYDIRDGIAESLCQAEPGIEAAIAPGALGELCETVITMLPDASAVRQAVLGGSDRAGLARYLARGSVVVDMSSSAPAATVALGEALQALGLYLVDAPVSGGVPRATDGSLTIMAGGTAEHIDKLAPVFACLGRVQRTGALGSGHAMKALNNYVSAAGLLAVCEALIVARRFGLDPKVANDVLNSSTGRNNTTDRKVEPFMLSRSFDSGFSLALLRKDVGMAQDLAAGLELDAPWLQACQGLLDEAAAALGESADHTEAFVFLERRLAGEAESP, from the coding sequence ATGACCGCGGCCCGGCGCATCGGCTTCGTCGGCCTCGGCAACATGGGCGCGCCCATGGCGCGGCGCCTCGCACAGGGCGGCTTCAGCGTCCTGGCCTACGATATCCGCGACGGGATCGCGGAGTCGCTCTGCCAGGCGGAACCCGGGATCGAGGCGGCCATCGCCCCGGGCGCGCTCGGCGAGCTCTGCGAGACCGTGATCACCATGCTCCCCGACGCCTCGGCGGTGCGCCAGGCCGTGCTCGGCGGGTCCGATCGTGCCGGGCTGGCCCGGTACCTGGCCCGCGGCAGCGTCGTCGTCGACATGAGCTCTTCCGCGCCCGCCGCCACCGTCGCGCTGGGCGAAGCCCTACAGGCCCTGGGACTCTACCTGGTCGACGCCCCCGTCTCCGGCGGCGTGCCCCGCGCCACGGACGGCAGCTTGACGATCATGGCCGGCGGCACGGCCGAGCACATCGACAAGCTCGCACCTGTCTTCGCCTGCCTGGGCCGGGTGCAGCGGACCGGGGCCTTGGGCTCGGGCCATGCCATGAAGGCGCTCAACAACTACGTCTCCGCGGCCGGCCTGCTCGCCGTCTGCGAGGCGCTGATCGTCGCCCGGCGCTTCGGCCTGGATCCAAAGGTCGCCAACGACGTGCTGAACTCCTCGACCGGGCGGAACAACACGACCGACCGCAAGGTCGAGCCCTTCATGCTGAGCCGGTCCTTCGACTCCGGCTTCTCCCTCGCCCTGCTGCGCAAGGATGTCGGCATGGCGCAGGATCTCGCCGCCGGGTTGGAGCTGGACGCGCCCTGGCTGCAAGCCTGCCAAGGCTTGCTGGACGAGGCCGCCGCGGCCCTGGGCGAGTCCGCGGACCACACCGAGGCCTTCGTCTTCCTGGAGCGCCGCCTGGCCGGCGAGGCGGAGTCGCCCTGA